The Nitrospirota bacterium genome contains a region encoding:
- a CDS encoding ABC transporter permease: protein MIRTALAFIKKDFLIMMSYKFNFVLQIAGILIMVTIIYFLGSLVGIADIPFLKPYGGNYFGFLMIGIAFSDYAGISINSFSGNIRDGQLTGTLEIILTSPTRLFTFLFSSSLWSYIFTTFRLFMYFLVSIFVFELKIGMINIPAAFVIFVLSMLTFIAIGIISASLVLVVKQGDSALRRIGGVSMVVSGVLFPTEYLPSFLNKISLYLPFTYTYRGLRLSILQGYSITQLQGDITALSGFAMVFMAVSLIAFPYAVKKAKIKGSLAQY from the coding sequence ATGATAAGAACTGCACTCGCATTCATTAAAAAAGACTTTTTGATAATGATGAGTTATAAGTTCAACTTTGTTCTCCAGATAGCAGGCATCCTGATAATGGTAACAATTATCTATTTTCTTGGAAGCCTTGTGGGTATCGCTGATATCCCCTTTCTTAAACCGTATGGCGGAAATTATTTCGGATTTCTTATGATTGGTATTGCCTTTTCAGATTATGCCGGGATTAGTATTAATTCTTTTTCCGGAAACATACGGGACGGGCAGTTGACAGGGACACTTGAAATTATATTAACCTCTCCAACGCGGTTGTTTACCTTTTTATTTTCTTCTTCATTATGGAGCTATATTTTTACTACTTTTCGTCTTTTTATGTATTTCCTTGTCAGTATCTTTGTCTTTGAACTAAAGATAGGTATGATTAATATACCTGCGGCATTTGTCATCTTTGTACTCTCTATGCTGACTTTTATTGCTATTGGAATCATTTCTGCCTCGTTGGTACTTGTTGTTAAACAGGGGGACTCTGCTTTAAGAAGGATAGGAGGGGTTTCTATGGTTGTCAGTGGTGTTTTGTTTCCTACTGAATATCTCCCTTCTTTCCTGAATAAAATCTCCCTTTACCTCCCTTTCACCTACACGTATCGCGGTTTAAGGCTTTCCATCCTTCAGGGATATTCCATTACGCAATTACAGGGAGATATTACCGCTTTGTCCGGTTTTGCAATGGTATTCATGGCAGTCAGCTTGATCGCTTTTCCTTACGCAGTAAAAAAAGCAAAGATTAAAGGTTCATTAGCTCAATATTAA
- a CDS encoding glycosyltransferase family 2 protein has protein sequence MTSNKLPFISVVIPTYNMRDLLRDTVESLYKQSYPKDRYEIIVVDNSSTDGTKDMMDSLQKKSPCLIQYYIKENEGPGSSRNLGIAKVRGTIIAFTDSDCVADTDWLKNGAAKMTDGIGIVQGKTLPNPYQTLSTFSKTQSVPNENGMYPMCNIFYRKEALDQVGGISPDFCGLNCFGKPRWGGEDTDLAWSVKKQRWGSVFADDVIIYHHIFHLRPWQAIFGFRNYQFQGLFFAVPYLLKKHPELRKHMYYRFFLSRKKALFDIFFISLLSGILIHPVFFFFSVPYLIELKDVFLGRPLKEYHRGLVVFVIRVLSDFIDFILLLSGSIWNRSIIL, from the coding sequence ATGACATCAAATAAGTTGCCATTTATTTCTGTGGTCATCCCGACATACAATATGCGAGACCTCCTGAGGGACACTGTCGAATCACTGTATAAACAATCATACCCCAAAGATCGTTATGAGATTATCGTTGTTGACAATTCGTCAACTGACGGAACGAAGGACATGATGGATTCCCTGCAAAAGAAGTCACCATGTTTGATACAATATTATATCAAAGAAAATGAAGGCCCCGGTTCCTCCAGAAACCTGGGAATTGCAAAGGTAAGAGGCACTATTATCGCATTTACCGACAGTGACTGTGTGGCTGACACTGACTGGCTGAAAAACGGAGCAGCTAAAATGACTGATGGCATTGGAATTGTGCAGGGGAAGACTCTGCCCAACCCGTATCAAACGCTTAGCACGTTTTCAAAAACCCAGTCTGTCCCGAACGAGAATGGAATGTATCCAATGTGCAATATATTTTACCGAAAAGAGGCTCTCGATCAGGTGGGCGGTATTTCCCCTGACTTCTGCGGATTAAACTGCTTTGGAAAACCGAGGTGGGGAGGTGAGGATACTGATCTGGCATGGAGTGTTAAAAAGCAGAGATGGGGGAGTGTCTTTGCGGATGACGTGATTATCTATCATCACATATTCCATTTGCGTCCATGGCAGGCAATATTCGGTTTTCGCAACTACCAGTTTCAGGGCCTGTTTTTTGCCGTGCCTTATCTTCTGAAAAAGCATCCGGAGTTGAGGAAACACATGTACTATAGATTCTTCCTGAGCAGGAAAAAGGCTTTATTTGACATCTTTTTTATATCGCTGCTGTCCGGGATATTGATTCACCCGGTCTTTTTCTTCTTTTCAGTTCCCTACCTTATAGAGTTAAAAGATGTTTTTCTCGGACGCCCTTTAAAGGAATATCATCGCGGCCTTGTGGTGTTTGTTATCAGGGTCCTCAGCGATTTTATTGATTTTATACTCCTGCTCAGCGGCAGCATCTGGAACCGCAGCATAATCCTTTGA
- a CDS encoding radical SAM protein has product MRNTINKCVIIYNRYLKAGIKKNRYKKITKMFLSIMNFLFLKKPYILIVETGTVCNINCPTCPTPRDIVVDARTIKNMGFDDFSKIIDNSYKSFSAVLLYWSNEPLLNKNIAKMVRYCNELNLYTFISTNVMLLTGNKFKELSESGLDELLVCIDGFSPDTYEPFRKGAKFEMVKRNIENICRIKRELRAVNPWIEIQYIETKENSKEITLCREWAEEIGIDSFRVQSLYITKHLNDYQTLREEFYTEKNWKEQDKKISMKDKKACRNAESTVCVLVNGQTTICCYDIKGTFSYGNLLEDSFESITKNDKYTEIISKGKEHELSICKKC; this is encoded by the coding sequence ATGAGAAATACAATAAATAAATGCGTAATCATTTACAACAGATATCTTAAGGCGGGTATAAAGAAAAATAGATATAAAAAAATAACAAAGATGTTTCTATCTATAATGAATTTCCTGTTTCTGAAGAAGCCTTATATTTTAATCGTTGAAACTGGAACAGTTTGCAATATAAATTGCCCGACATGTCCTACACCCAGGGATATAGTGGTAGATGCGAGAACTATTAAAAATATGGGCTTTGATGATTTCAGTAAAATAATAGACAATTCATATAAATCATTCTCTGCTGTCCTGTTATATTGGAGCAACGAACCACTTCTAAATAAAAATATAGCCAAAATGGTTCGTTATTGTAATGAATTAAACTTATATACATTCATTTCAACAAATGTGATGTTACTTACTGGGAATAAATTCAAAGAATTAAGCGAATCAGGTCTCGATGAATTATTAGTCTGCATTGATGGTTTTTCTCCGGACACCTATGAACCTTTCAGAAAGGGAGCGAAATTTGAAATGGTCAAAAGAAATATAGAAAATATATGTAGAATAAAAAGAGAATTAAGAGCCGTAAACCCCTGGATAGAAATTCAATATATTGAAACAAAAGAAAACTCTAAAGAAATTACTTTATGCAGGGAATGGGCAGAAGAAATTGGGATTGACAGCTTTCGTGTGCAATCATTATACATTACAAAACATTTGAATGATTATCAAACATTACGTGAAGAATTCTACACAGAAAAAAACTGGAAAGAACAGGATAAGAAAATATCAATGAAAGATAAAAAAGCATGCAGAAATGCTGAATCAACAGTTTGTGTTCTTGTAAACGGTCAGACTACAATTTGCTGCTATGATATAAAAGGAACTTTTAGTTACGGTAACTTATTAGAAGATTCTTTTGAGAGTATAACCAAAAATGATAAATATACAGAAATAATCAGTAAAGGTAAAGAGCATGAATTAAGTATTTGTAAAAAGTGTTAA
- a CDS encoding glycosyltransferase, translated as MIQATSPFVSVVIPTYNRRKLLKSTIESLLHQSYPMDRYEIIVIDNSSSDGTEEMVNSLRQNSLCSLSYYRKKNEGPGASRNLGIAKTKGTIIAFTDSDCVADTDWLKNGVARMTNGIGLVQGKTLPHPGQPQRLLQHTMNVVTENGFYPTCNIFYRKDALDQVGGISPDFCGLNCFGKPRWGGEDTDLAWKIKEHGWRSVFADDAVIYHHVFIFTSLKEVIRYARFNVIFALAHNIKRHPALRNAILYRKIFKSKQRALFYLFVFSLISGNVIHWGFYFFTLPYLARLMRVTFHGRSIRSYYKGLSLFLFIIFVEIVESVLSICASLRYRTIIL; from the coding sequence ATGATTCAGGCCACATCTCCATTTGTCTCAGTGGTAATACCCACTTACAATAGGCGGAAACTTCTAAAAAGTACTATTGAATCGCTCCTTCATCAATCATATCCAATGGATCGTTATGAGATCATTGTTATAGATAATTCTTCATCTGATGGGACAGAGGAGATGGTGAATTCACTGCGGCAGAATTCACTGTGTAGTTTATCGTACTATAGGAAGAAAAACGAAGGCCCTGGCGCCTCCAGGAACCTTGGGATTGCAAAGACCAAAGGGACCATAATAGCATTTACCGACAGTGACTGTGTTGCTGACACTGACTGGCTGAAAAACGGAGTAGCCAGGATGACAAACGGGATTGGTCTGGTTCAGGGAAAGACACTGCCTCATCCGGGGCAGCCGCAAAGATTATTGCAGCATACGATGAATGTTGTTACGGAAAACGGGTTTTATCCAACATGCAATATTTTTTACCGTAAAGACGCCCTCGATCAGGTGGGTGGTATTTCCCCTGACTTCTGCGGATTAAACTGCTTTGGAAAACCGAGGTGGGGAGGTGAGGATACTGATCTGGCATGGAAGATAAAAGAGCATGGCTGGAGGAGCGTCTTTGCGGATGATGCTGTTATTTACCACCACGTATTTATATTTACTTCCCTGAAGGAAGTGATCAGGTATGCCCGTTTCAATGTGATCTTTGCATTAGCCCATAATATAAAAAGACATCCTGCGCTGCGGAATGCTATTCTCTACCGGAAGATTTTTAAATCGAAGCAAAGGGCGCTTTTTTATCTCTTTGTGTTTTCGCTGATCTCTGGAAATGTTATCCACTGGGGCTTTTATTTTTTTACCCTCCCCTATCTGGCAAGACTGATGAGGGTGACTTTCCATGGACGGTCTATCAGGTCGTATTACAAGGGGCTATCCCTTTTCTTGTTTATCATTTTTGTTGAAATTGTTGAGTCTGTTCTTTCAATATGTGCAAGCTTGAGATACCGGACAATTATACTTTAA